From the Acetobacter aceti genome, one window contains:
- a CDS encoding DHA2 family efflux MFS transporter permease subunit, whose protein sequence is MSAASSDVEKKDENWKPKYNPWLVAFVVTMAAFMEILDTTIVNVSLPHIAGSLSSTYDDATWTLTSYLVANGIVLTISGWLGKLFGRKLYFMVCIAMFTVTSFLCGISTSLGELIAFRLLQGFFGGGLQPNQQSIILDVFPPEKRAAAFGLTAIAAVVGPVLGPTLGGWITDNFSWRWIFFINVPFGILTTIAVGFLVEDPPWAKKRHEPIDVIGISLITLGFGCLEVMVDRGEDDDWFGSTFICIMGVLAAIGIIGAVIWLLTTKRPAVDLRVFKDRNFAVATFLMGAMGALLYSSAIIVPQFAQQVMGYTATLSGLVLSPGGIAVIVLIPIVGKMMTIMSIRSVIALGFTLMGVALFWSAHLVPSLDFRHLVMFRMSQTACLAFLFVPLSTIAYATLPRSMNADASALFSMVRNFLGSLSISGATSLIIERRQAHQSDMVHWMTPFHQPYNDYLARGRQVAIDHNHSVQANAFARHHLFVDFTQQVAMLAYNEAFMIFGIAAFCVVPFCFLLSGIKSGGKPTAVH, encoded by the coding sequence ATGAGCGCGGCCTCCAGCGACGTCGAGAAAAAGGACGAGAACTGGAAGCCCAAATATAACCCGTGGCTCGTCGCTTTTGTGGTGACCATGGCGGCGTTCATGGAAATTCTGGACACGACGATTGTGAACGTGTCCCTGCCGCATATCGCCGGCAGCCTGTCCAGCACGTATGACGACGCGACCTGGACCCTGACCTCCTATCTTGTGGCCAATGGCATCGTGCTGACCATTTCCGGCTGGCTGGGAAAGCTGTTCGGCCGGAAACTCTATTTCATGGTATGCATCGCGATGTTCACCGTGACATCCTTTCTGTGCGGCATTTCCACCAGTCTGGGTGAACTGATTGCCTTCCGTCTGTTGCAGGGATTTTTTGGCGGAGGGCTCCAGCCCAACCAGCAGTCGATCATCCTTGACGTGTTCCCGCCGGAAAAACGGGCCGCTGCTTTCGGACTGACGGCTATTGCCGCTGTCGTGGGCCCAGTGCTCGGCCCGACGCTGGGGGGGTGGATTACCGACAACTTTTCATGGCGCTGGATTTTCTTCATCAATGTGCCATTCGGGATACTGACCACGATAGCCGTCGGTTTTCTGGTGGAAGATCCGCCGTGGGCGAAGAAACGCCACGAACCGATCGATGTGATCGGCATCAGCCTGATCACGCTCGGTTTCGGCTGTCTTGAGGTCATGGTGGACCGTGGTGAGGATGATGACTGGTTCGGTTCGACCTTCATCTGTATCATGGGCGTGCTGGCTGCGATCGGCATCATTGGTGCCGTGATCTGGCTGCTGACCACAAAACGTCCTGCTGTGGATCTGAGGGTCTTCAAGGATCGCAATTTCGCTGTTGCGACGTTCCTGATGGGCGCGATGGGAGCCCTGCTTTATTCGTCCGCAATCATTGTTCCGCAGTTTGCGCAGCAGGTGATGGGATACACCGCGACCCTGTCCGGGCTTGTGCTGTCGCCGGGCGGTATTGCTGTGATTGTCCTGATTCCCATCGTGGGCAAAATGATGACGATCATGTCGATCCGCTCTGTGATCGCGCTTGGCTTCACGCTGATGGGCGTCGCCTTGTTCTGGTCAGCGCATCTCGTGCCGAGTCTTGATTTCAGACATCTGGTGATGTTCCGCATGAGCCAGACGGCATGTCTCGCCTTTTTATTCGTCCCTCTTTCCACGATCGCCTATGCGACATTGCCGCGATCCATGAACGCGGATGCTTCGGCTCTGTTTTCGATGGTCAGAAACTTTCTGGGTTCTCTGAGTATTTCGGGAGCGACGTCTCTGATCATCGAGCGCCGGCAGGCTCATCAGTCGGATATGGTTCACTGGATGACGCCGTTTCATCAGCCATATAATGACTATCTGGCTCGTGGACGTCAGGTCGCCATTGATCATAATCACTCGGTTCAGGCGAACGCATTCGCCAGACATCATCTGTTTGTGGATTTCACCCAGCAGGTCGCGATGCTGGCTTACAATGAAGCCTTCATGATCTTCGGCATTGCCGCGTTCTGTGTCGTTCCGTTCTGCTTCCTGCTCTCCGGGATAAAGAGTG
- a CDS encoding HlyD family secretion protein, translating to MADGQQTQDNIQDDKKKPEKKRNPLVRVILILVLLLVIAGAVAYWFLHRFEIETDDAFTAGRSITIAPHVSGYVTDLLVDDNEFVHAGQLLARIDSRDWQAERDRATASVQQAQASMTAHQMMLAVAEKNFPGRLSAAEADLSAAKADEFKALTDYRRQHSVERAATSQQDIDYSKAALDQAKARVQQAQAQVMIATPVKPSIGNAQAAIEGDAADLASAKAALIKAELNLGWTEIRAPHDGWISQRNIERGNYVTSGQSLFSIVEPEVWVIANYKETQITNMRPGQLVDIAVDAYPSHDLHGHIDSLQKGTGANFSAFPPENATGNYVKIVQRVPVKIRIDSGLNPDIPLALGLSVVPVVHTDSTPARSADGHIVNRDPGHEELEHGNP from the coding sequence ATGGCCGACGGACAGCAGACTCAGGACAATATTCAGGACGACAAGAAGAAGCCGGAGAAAAAGCGGAATCCGCTTGTCCGTGTGATCCTTATCCTCGTGCTGCTGCTGGTTATTGCGGGAGCTGTGGCGTACTGGTTTCTGCACCGTTTTGAAATTGAAACGGACGACGCGTTCACGGCGGGGCGTTCCATTACCATCGCACCGCACGTTTCTGGCTATGTGACGGACCTTCTGGTCGACGATAATGAGTTCGTTCATGCCGGGCAGTTACTTGCACGCATTGACAGCCGTGACTGGCAGGCCGAGCGTGATCGTGCGACAGCCAGCGTTCAGCAGGCGCAGGCCAGCATGACCGCGCATCAGATGATGCTCGCTGTGGCTGAGAAGAACTTCCCTGGACGTCTCTCGGCGGCGGAGGCTGATCTTTCAGCGGCGAAAGCGGATGAATTCAAGGCACTGACCGACTACCGGCGTCAGCATTCGGTCGAGCGTGCCGCTACATCCCAGCAGGATATCGACTATTCCAAGGCAGCTCTCGATCAGGCCAAGGCCCGCGTTCAGCAGGCTCAGGCTCAGGTCATGATCGCGACCCCGGTGAAACCAAGCATAGGCAATGCACAGGCGGCGATCGAGGGCGATGCTGCTGATCTGGCCAGTGCGAAGGCGGCGCTGATCAAGGCGGAACTCAATCTGGGCTGGACAGAAATCCGCGCGCCGCATGATGGGTGGATCTCTCAGCGTAATATCGAACGCGGCAATTACGTGACGTCCGGCCAGAGCCTGTTCTCGATCGTGGAACCTGAAGTCTGGGTGATTGCGAATTACAAGGAAACGCAGATCACGAACATGCGGCCGGGGCAGTTGGTGGATATCGCCGTCGATGCCTATCCTTCTCATGATCTGCATGGGCATATCGACTCGCTGCAGAAGGGAACGGGTGCGAACTTCAGTGCTTTCCCGCCTGAAAATGCGACAGGCAACTACGTGAAGATCGTGCAGCGCGTGCCCGTTAAGATCCGTATCGACAGCGGTCTCAACCCTGATATTCCGCTGGCGCTGGGTCTTTCGGTCGTGCCGGTTGTGCATACGGACAGCACACCTGCGCGCAGCGCTGATGGTCATATCGTGAACCGTGATCCCGGTCATGAAGAGCTGGAGCATGGCAACCCATGA
- a CDS encoding ATP-binding protein, whose protein sequence is MTSTIELGEIVGGGPAMMNLAELLATRLLVQGNSGSGKSHLLRRLLEQTGALVQQAIIDPEGDFVSLAEAYSHLVIDAAEHTEVALQVAGERMRVHRASVVLNLEGLDADLQMKRAAAFLGGMFDVPRAHWYPVLVVVDEAQLFAPAAAGEVSDEARRASLGAMTNLMCRGRKRGLAGVIATQRLAKLAKNVAAEASNFLMGRTFLDIDMARAADLLGMERRQAEAFRDLQRGTFVALGPALCRRPVTIRIGKVETESRSAGPVLEPFRPPSEQIADLILAPLPETEVMQRARRPVAPPPPDLLTQLATHGASRAETEAAEEVDPIDPRERRQQMEAVLRDVLAEDDGGFRPPASLYQDFLVRCRIAGFGRDAMDMKDFRRALASARSGISVEAAESAEWLEAEAVASTLPEDMQGVFLYLARAALEQAICPSDTTVAKVYGTHSTGRARRILGWLEEQNVIVLRLDGAGRRRAAIIGLGWETQPGDPGL, encoded by the coding sequence ATGACCAGTACGATCGAATTAGGCGAGATTGTCGGCGGCGGCCCGGCGATGATGAACCTTGCTGAACTGCTTGCGACCCGCCTGCTTGTGCAGGGCAATTCGGGCTCCGGGAAATCCCATCTGCTCCGGCGTCTGCTTGAGCAGACGGGGGCGCTTGTTCAGCAGGCGATCATTGATCCGGAGGGCGATTTCGTCAGTCTGGCCGAGGCTTACAGCCATCTGGTGATCGATGCGGCTGAGCATACGGAAGTGGCGCTGCAGGTCGCGGGGGAGCGGATGCGGGTGCATCGGGCCTCTGTTGTCCTCAATCTGGAAGGACTGGACGCGGATCTTCAGATGAAGCGTGCGGCAGCCTTTCTCGGTGGTATGTTCGATGTGCCACGGGCGCACTGGTATCCGGTGCTGGTCGTGGTCGATGAAGCCCAGCTGTTTGCGCCGGCAGCGGCGGGTGAGGTTTCGGATGAAGCCCGACGGGCCTCTCTGGGAGCCATGACCAATCTGATGTGTCGCGGCCGAAAACGTGGACTGGCGGGAGTGATCGCCACGCAGCGTCTGGCCAAGCTCGCCAAGAATGTCGCGGCCGAAGCCTCCAATTTTCTGATGGGACGCACGTTTCTGGACATCGACATGGCGCGCGCCGCCGATCTGCTCGGCATGGAGCGGCGACAGGCCGAAGCCTTCCGCGATCTTCAGCGCGGCACGTTCGTGGCGCTGGGTCCGGCTTTGTGTCGCCGTCCTGTCACGATCCGGATCGGAAAAGTGGAGACGGAAAGCCGGTCTGCCGGGCCTGTGCTGGAACCGTTCAGGCCGCCGTCCGAGCAGATCGCAGATCTGATTCTCGCGCCTTTGCCGGAAACCGAGGTGATGCAGCGTGCAAGGCGTCCTGTGGCTCCACCGCCTCCGGATCTGCTGACCCAGCTTGCAACGCATGGAGCGTCGCGCGCTGAAACAGAAGCGGCTGAAGAAGTCGACCCTATTGATCCACGCGAGCGCCGTCAGCAGATGGAAGCGGTGCTGCGGGATGTGCTGGCGGAGGATGACGGAGGTTTTCGTCCACCCGCTTCGCTCTATCAGGATTTTCTCGTCCGCTGCCGGATTGCCGGATTCGGGCGGGATGCGATGGACATGAAGGATTTTCGGCGCGCCCTTGCGTCCGCCCGGAGCGGTATCAGTGTCGAAGCTGCCGAATCAGCGGAATGGCTGGAAGCTGAAGCCGTGGCCTCCACTCTGCCTGAAGACATGCAGGGTGTGTTTCTTTATCTGGCGCGGGCAGCGCTGGAGCAGGCCATCTGTCCTTCGGATACGACGGTCGCAAAGGTTTACGGCACGCATTCGACCGGGCGGGCGCGGCGTATTCTGGGATGGCTTGAAGAGCAGAATGTCATCGTTCTCCGGCTGGATGGCGCAGGACGCCGTCGCGCGGCGATCATTGGGCTGGGCTGGGAGACACAGCCGGGCGATCCTGGCCTGTAG
- a CDS encoding TIGR03862 family flavoprotein, with product MTEKSSPQIVVIGGGPAGLAAAEILTDGRCEVTVVDQMPSFGRKLLMAGRSGLNLTNAEDESTFSRRYGVAEQWLAPALSAFSASMMTTWADDLGQSCFTGSSGRVFPKAMKASPLLRAWLKRLAERGVHFRPGLRWQGWNDDGKIVLTARDGSEEILQADATVLALGGGSWARLGSDGGWVSLLSAAGIPVAPLRPANCGFHVEWSEGFRERFSGVPLKRIALSFAGEACRGEAVITEKGLEGGVVYALSARLRDALERDGTVEVLLDLRPDFDVEQMTDRLKRSRARESLSNRLRKALQLSSVAVGLLRETGEVPADPEGLARRLKAIPLRLTATEPLERAISSAGGVCQDAVDQRFMLKALPGVFVCGEMLDWEAPTGGYLLQAVMATGRAAGQGVLEWLAEREAVA from the coding sequence ATGACAGAAAAGAGCAGCCCACAGATAGTGGTGATAGGCGGAGGTCCGGCCGGACTCGCTGCGGCTGAAATCCTGACAGATGGGCGCTGCGAAGTTACAGTCGTTGATCAAATGCCAAGCTTCGGGCGAAAACTGCTGATGGCCGGTCGCAGCGGTCTCAACCTGACGAACGCCGAAGATGAATCAACATTTTCGCGACGCTATGGCGTGGCTGAGCAATGGTTGGCGCCAGCCTTGTCTGCATTTTCCGCCTCCATGATGACGACGTGGGCGGACGATCTCGGGCAGTCCTGCTTTACCGGCAGCTCAGGACGGGTTTTCCCGAAAGCCATGAAAGCCTCACCGTTATTACGTGCGTGGTTGAAGAGGCTTGCTGAGCGTGGGGTGCATTTTCGACCCGGACTGCGGTGGCAGGGCTGGAACGACGACGGGAAGATCGTGCTGACTGCGCGCGATGGCTCTGAAGAAATTCTGCAAGCTGACGCAACCGTTCTGGCTCTGGGTGGCGGGAGTTGGGCCAGGCTCGGTTCAGATGGCGGCTGGGTGTCCCTTCTGTCAGCCGCCGGCATCCCGGTCGCGCCGCTGCGCCCGGCAAATTGTGGGTTTCATGTCGAGTGGTCTGAAGGTTTCAGGGAAAGATTCTCTGGTGTCCCTCTGAAACGGATAGCTCTGTCTTTTGCCGGAGAAGCCTGTCGGGGTGAGGCTGTCATTACGGAAAAAGGTCTCGAAGGCGGGGTCGTGTACGCCCTGTCAGCCCGCTTGCGCGATGCTCTGGAGCGTGACGGCACGGTTGAGGTTCTTCTGGATCTGCGACCTGATTTTGATGTTGAGCAGATGACGGACAGGCTGAAGCGTTCCCGTGCGCGGGAAAGCCTCTCCAATCGGTTGCGGAAAGCGCTACAGCTTTCTTCTGTCGCAGTGGGTCTGTTGCGGGAAACCGGGGAGGTCCCGGCGGACCCTGAAGGACTGGCGCGGCGTCTGAAGGCCATTCCTCTTCGCCTGACGGCAACGGAGCCTCTGGAGCGCGCCATTTCTTCAGCGGGAGGCGTCTGTCAGGACGCCGTGGATCAGCGGTTCATGCTGAAGGCGCTGCCGGGCGTCTTCGTGTGTGGGGAAATGCTCGACTGGGAAGCGCCTACGGGAGGTTATCTGTTGCAGGCCGTCATGGCGACCGGGCGGGCGGCGGGGCAGGGCGTTCTGGAATGGCTTGCCGAGCGGGAAGCTGTTGCCTGA
- a CDS encoding flagellar biosynthesis protein FlhB has product MAESGAGDNTEAPTGRKLEQAREQGNIAQSRELHIFSGLGLATIALVMIVPASARSFISQMAGLCDHVEQIRLDPSTVAFLLEMSCKMLMMLSFPVIIAAVAGGIATAAMQSGFLFRPEALVPDIGRLNPLKGVKKMFGVSSLIEALKSILKVIVFSLILYAVVKDVLVLAPRTMFWSAETFSAQISKITLRILISVLVVQIGIIVLDEGWTRYKRLQDLKMSRQDIKDEMKDSEGDPHVKGRQRQLRMQRNRKLIRKAVQSATVVVTNPTHYAVALSYEVGTSGAPKIVAKGADELAGRIREFAYEAKVPVISNPPLARSLYKLPEDVEIPYEYFQAVAAIIAYVWRLKQPAGTQRKPVL; this is encoded by the coding sequence ATGGCAGAATCCGGTGCCGGTGACAACACAGAAGCCCCGACTGGCCGAAAGCTTGAGCAAGCCCGTGAGCAGGGCAATATCGCTCAATCGAGAGAGCTTCATATTTTCTCTGGTCTTGGCCTGGCAACTATCGCTCTGGTCATGATCGTGCCTGCCAGTGCGCGCAGCTTTATCTCCCAGATGGCTGGTCTCTGTGACCATGTGGAGCAAATCCGCCTTGATCCATCAACTGTAGCCTTTCTTTTGGAAATGAGCTGCAAAATGCTGATGATGCTGTCATTCCCCGTTATTATAGCTGCTGTAGCCGGCGGGATTGCAACAGCGGCGATGCAGTCCGGTTTCCTGTTTCGTCCTGAAGCATTGGTGCCCGATATTGGAAGGTTGAATCCTCTCAAGGGTGTCAAGAAAATGTTCGGGGTTTCAAGTCTTATAGAAGCCTTGAAATCTATTCTGAAAGTAATAGTCTTTTCTCTTATCCTCTATGCTGTCGTGAAGGATGTTCTTGTGCTCGCGCCGAGAACAATGTTCTGGTCTGCTGAAACATTTTCTGCCCAGATAAGCAAAATCACACTGAGGATTCTGATTTCCGTTCTTGTTGTCCAGATTGGGATCATCGTCCTTGATGAGGGCTGGACGCGCTATAAGCGACTTCAGGATCTGAAAATGAGCCGACAGGACATCAAGGATGAGATGAAGGATTCAGAAGGTGATCCGCATGTCAAAGGACGTCAGAGGCAGCTGCGCATGCAGCGTAACCGGAAGCTGATCAGGAAAGCTGTTCAGTCAGCGACTGTGGTTGTGACGAACCCCACGCATTACGCTGTCGCCTTGTCCTACGAAGTCGGCACGAGTGGCGCACCAAAGATCGTGGCAAAAGGCGCTGATGAGCTGGCCGGGCGGATCAGGGAATTTGCCTATGAGGCCAAAGTGCCCGTCATTTCGAATCCACCCCTGGCGCGTTCTTTGTATAAGCTTCCGGAAGATGTCGAAATTCCATACGAATATTTTCAGGCAGTTGCAGCCATTATTGCATACGTATGGCGTCTGAAACAACCGGCCGGGACGCAGCGTAAGCCGGTGCTGTGA
- a CDS encoding flagellar biosynthetic protein FliR, with protein sequence MNPDLDQFIATLPTQAVIFIAVLARVAAMFVAFPAFMFASAPITVRAGMAIGVSLLLFPLVQTQFASAISDDVMVPARLLVLICSDFLSGALIGWLAQLMMLSFPISVQIMSTFIGVSNVLQPDPELGAQSTPLSHLGQLSITLIVFSSSLYVFPLNALVGSYQIFPPGHFPFLGDAAKSVAKATEYSFFLAFQLAMPVVLIGTVWPIMLGLLSRFSPGLQVYNIAMPAQLLGGIFLLALLLKGMLSVWTHATSASLVQLPGYGLVH encoded by the coding sequence TTGAATCCTGACCTGGATCAGTTCATCGCGACTTTGCCAACGCAGGCCGTAATTTTCATTGCTGTTCTTGCGCGGGTTGCGGCGATGTTTGTGGCCTTTCCGGCCTTCATGTTTGCGTCTGCACCGATAACAGTCAGAGCCGGAATGGCGATTGGTGTCAGTCTGCTGCTGTTTCCGCTCGTACAAACGCAGTTTGCTTCCGCCATTTCTGATGATGTCATGGTGCCGGCACGTCTTCTGGTCCTGATCTGCTCTGATTTTCTCAGCGGAGCTTTGATCGGGTGGCTGGCTCAGTTGATGATGCTGTCTTTCCCCATCTCGGTTCAGATCATGTCAACATTCATTGGTGTGTCAAACGTATTGCAGCCGGATCCTGAGTTGGGCGCGCAAAGTACGCCTCTCAGTCATCTGGGTCAGCTTTCGATCACTCTGATTGTTTTCTCATCCAGCCTGTATGTTTTTCCATTGAATGCGCTGGTGGGGAGTTACCAGATTTTTCCGCCCGGGCATTTTCCCTTTCTCGGTGATGCAGCGAAGTCTGTTGCGAAAGCGACAGAATATTCCTTTTTTCTGGCGTTCCAGCTCGCAATGCCCGTTGTGTTGATCGGCACGGTCTGGCCGATCATGCTTGGTCTGTTGAGCCGTTTCTCGCCGGGATTGCAGGTTTACAATATTGCGATGCCCGCGCAGCTGCTGGGGGGAATATTCCTGCTGGCCTTGCTGCTCAAGGGCATGTTGTCTGTGTGGACTCACGCTACTTCTGCCAGTCTGGTCCAGTTGCCTGGATACGGGCTTGTCCATTGA
- a CDS encoding flagellar biosynthetic protein FliQ, producing MNSIDVASVLRETLFVAVKVGAPALLASMGAGLLVSIFQAVTQINESTLAFLPKFLASMAALLVGGPFMYATLVTYTRHVFDQLIVAGAS from the coding sequence ATGAATTCAATTGATGTTGCATCTGTATTACGAGAAACTCTTTTTGTTGCCGTAAAGGTAGGCGCTCCCGCATTGCTGGCGTCCATGGGAGCGGGTTTGCTGGTTTCCATTTTCCAGGCTGTCACACAGATTAACGAGTCAACGCTTGCATTTCTGCCAAAATTTTTGGCGTCAATGGCGGCATTACTTGTGGGAGGGCCATTTATGTATGCTACTCTCGTAACTTATACGCGACATGTTTTTGATCAACTGATTGTTGCCGGGGCATCTTGA
- a CDS encoding flagellar hook-basal body complex protein FliE codes for MIISSTASNSTAAAAYAKTQSSLETGLSSDDADGVVSGVSGGQSFGDVLGTAIEGAISSNKEAEVKAASGLKGHGNLTDIVTSVSQAQMVLQTASVVRDRVIQSYQDIMRMTI; via the coding sequence ATGATAATATCCTCAACAGCCAGTAACTCTACTGCGGCGGCAGCCTACGCAAAAACTCAGTCATCTCTTGAGACCGGTCTCTCATCCGATGATGCCGATGGAGTGGTGTCAGGCGTTTCCGGCGGACAAAGTTTTGGAGATGTGCTGGGCACAGCGATTGAAGGTGCTATTTCCAGCAATAAAGAGGCTGAAGTGAAAGCAGCTTCGGGTCTGAAAGGGCATGGTAATCTGACCGATATTGTCACTTCGGTTTCTCAGGCTCAGATGGTGCTGCAAACAGCGTCAGTTGTCCGCGATAGAGTGATTCAGTCGTATCAGGATATTATGCGCATGACTATTTAA
- the flgC gene encoding flagellar basal body rod protein FlgC: MDINSTLSISAAGMEAQSERLRVVAENIANKDTVGSTPGADPYRRKTISFENILDNNTGISKVKVKKVGHDMSDFEMRYDPANPAADSRGYVKMPNVNTMVEVVDSHEAQRSYEANLNTFQTTRTMVTRTIDLLK; this comes from the coding sequence ATGGATATTAATTCGACATTATCCATCTCCGCAGCCGGGATGGAGGCTCAGTCAGAGAGATTGCGTGTTGTGGCGGAGAATATTGCCAATAAAGATACGGTGGGATCCACTCCGGGAGCGGATCCCTATCGCAGGAAAACGATCTCATTTGAAAATATTCTTGATAACAATACAGGTATATCAAAAGTTAAGGTGAAAAAGGTCGGACACGATATGTCCGATTTTGAAATGCGCTATGATCCTGCAAATCCAGCTGCGGATTCGAGGGGATATGTGAAAATGCCCAACGTCAACACGATGGTTGAAGTCGTTGATTCCCATGAAGCGCAACGATCTTATGAAGCGAATCTGAACACCTTTCAGACGACCCGCACGATGGTAACCCGAACAATAGATCTTCTGAAATGA
- a CDS encoding flagellar biosynthesis protein FlgB translates to MFDASRPAAGGVDLFGLAQRRMEWLDNREQVLAANIANADTPEYVAKDLAPFESMLSQFEGELATTSERHIAGKSGRYQKSDASSETQSLDGNRVSLETQMQLVAETADEQRLATNVYSSYRSMLNSVLGK, encoded by the coding sequence ATGTTTGATGCTTCGCGTCCCGCTGCGGGTGGTGTTGACCTCTTTGGGCTTGCTCAGAGACGTATGGAATGGCTGGATAACCGTGAACAGGTGCTGGCAGCCAATATCGCAAACGCAGACACGCCTGAATATGTTGCGAAAGACTTGGCGCCTTTTGAAAGTATGCTGTCTCAATTTGAGGGAGAACTGGCGACCACTTCAGAGCGTCATATTGCTGGCAAGAGTGGAAGGTATCAGAAGTCTGATGCTTCTTCAGAGACGCAGTCTCTGGATGGCAATCGGGTTTCTCTGGAGACGCAGATGCAGCTTGTTGCTGAAACGGCCGATGAGCAGCGGCTGGCGACTAATGTTTATTCAAGTTACCGAAGCATGCTCAATTCTGTTCTGGGTAAATAA
- a CDS encoding flagellar biosynthetic protein FliO: MGFYDTLSVTLALVAVLAMILLSRKGWKIAARFGGARRGSSSLALESSLALDTRRRLSVVTWEGRRFLLLTGGPNDLVVSGIDPLFCVEESET; encoded by the coding sequence ATGGGATTCTACGATACACTTTCTGTGACGCTCGCTCTTGTTGCTGTTCTGGCCATGATTCTGCTGAGCCGGAAAGGCTGGAAAATTGCAGCACGTTTTGGTGGCGCACGGCGGGGTTCAAGTTCACTCGCCCTGGAGTCTTCCCTGGCTCTGGACACCAGAAGACGGCTGAGTGTCGTCACATGGGAAGGGAGGCGCTTCCTTCTCCTCACAGGAGGGCCCAACGACCTCGTTGTCAGTGGGATAGACCCCCTGTTCTGCGTTGAGGAGAGTGAAACATGA
- the fliP gene encoding flagellar type III secretion system pore protein FliP (The bacterial flagellar biogenesis protein FliP forms a type III secretion system (T3SS)-type pore required for flagellar assembly.), with protein sequence MTVGQRSSFKRNNALLVFLSLASVALLGGVLLAVWPSAAHAQAISLDLGQKAGPGTTGRLVQLSALITVLSLAPSLLVMVTAFTRIVIVLSLLRGAIGAQGTPPNTVLIGLALFLTFFVMQPVFEQSWKDGIAPLVNGSVSEMDGLQAAAEPFRTFMLHNTRPADLATFSGLAHVKPPTTAADTPWRILMPSFMVGELRRGFEMGFLLYLPFLVIDLVVSTVLMSLGMMMLPPTTISLPFKLIFFVMVDGWQLTAGSLVRSFGG encoded by the coding sequence ATGACTGTCGGCCAACGCTCTTCATTCAAGCGCAACAATGCTCTTCTGGTCTTTCTTTCTCTCGCCAGCGTGGCCCTGCTTGGTGGTGTGCTGCTTGCAGTCTGGCCTTCAGCCGCTCACGCGCAGGCCATAAGCCTTGATCTCGGCCAGAAAGCCGGACCGGGCACGACAGGGCGCCTCGTTCAACTTTCCGCCCTGATCACCGTGCTGTCCCTCGCTCCCAGCCTGCTGGTCATGGTGACGGCCTTTACGCGAATCGTTATTGTCTTGTCGCTGTTACGTGGCGCGATAGGCGCACAGGGCACCCCCCCCAACACGGTTTTAATCGGACTTGCTTTGTTTCTGACGTTTTTTGTCATGCAGCCCGTATTCGAACAGTCATGGAAAGACGGCATAGCGCCCTTGGTCAACGGAAGCGTCAGTGAAATGGATGGCCTTCAGGCTGCGGCTGAGCCATTCCGGACATTCATGCTTCACAACACCCGTCCGGCTGATCTGGCTACTTTTTCCGGTCTCGCGCACGTAAAGCCGCCGACCACCGCTGCCGACACACCATGGCGTATTCTGATGCCTTCATTCATGGTCGGCGAATTGCGCAGAGGCTTTGAAATGGGCTTTCTTCTCTATCTGCCATTCCTTGTTATCGATCTGGTCGTATCAACTGTCCTCATGAGTCTTGGCATGATGATGCTACCGCCCACGACAATCTCACTCCCGTTCAAACTCATCTTTTTCGTGATGGTGGACGGCTGGCAATTGACAGCCGGCAGTCTGGTAAGAAGCTTTGGTGGATGA
- a CDS encoding gluconokinase, which produces MTHSCPTGITPRLVVVMGVAGSGKTLVAEGLCSRLGWPFQEGDDLHPPQNIAKMSAGEPLTDEDRLPWLEKCREWLVARARDGKGGVLACSALKGLYRDILRQGGMDITFLFLRVPRDELERRLKGRKKHFMPVTLLDSQLETLEVPSAHEHMLVLDAVDHPTEVIVKAVDLLCMDQEKQI; this is translated from the coding sequence ATGACGCACTCATGTCCGACCGGAATTACGCCTCGTCTGGTCGTTGTCATGGGCGTTGCCGGCAGCGGCAAGACGCTGGTCGCCGAAGGGCTCTGTTCCCGGCTTGGCTGGCCTTTTCAGGAAGGCGATGATCTTCATCCTCCACAAAATATCGCAAAGATGTCGGCGGGAGAACCTCTTACGGATGAAGATCGGCTGCCCTGGCTGGAGAAATGCCGGGAGTGGCTTGTGGCGCGCGCACGGGACGGGAAGGGAGGCGTTCTCGCCTGTTCCGCGTTAAAGGGTCTTTATCGCGATATTCTGCGACAGGGTGGGATGGATATAACATTTCTCTTTCTCAGGGTGCCGCGGGATGAGCTTGAGCGTCGTCTGAAAGGGAGAAAGAAGCACTTCATGCCTGTCACGCTGCTGGATAGTCAGTTGGAGACGCTGGAAGTGCCATCTGCCCATGAACACATGCTTGTTCTGGACGCGGTAGATCATCCGACTGAGGTGATTGTCAAAGCTGTTGATCTTCTTTGTATGGATCAGGAAAAGCAGATTTAG